In the Necator americanus strain Aroian chromosome X, whole genome shotgun sequence genome, CTGTGCTGGATTATATGACTGCTAAATACGTTGCTGTCGTCTGAAATCGACCACTCcccatgcattttttttttgttttggatccTCAAAATCAACCAGTTTAACAGACTGATCGTGAACATTTGAAATCATTAACAAGGCAACACACCTGTAAAAATATCTGGTAATTTCAAAATAGTGCTTCAGAAGCTCTGTACGAATTtacaaataatgataaatcGGCTTGATCGTTAAGTCTTTACTCTTAAACTTTTCCAGTACTTGATTATttgattgtttatttaataatttactTTACATAAAGTAGACACGATAATTCTTTGccagaaaacggaaaaaaaacgcggatTCGCGTTATTTTCCATCCTATCCCTCCATAACATGATTCCTGTTGCTTTATAATTGACATTGAATCGATCAAAATTAtatgtaaaattaaataacaTTATAACAATATTATAACATTTAATTAAATTGACATTGATTCGTTATGACGTTTAGATCTATCTGTGTGATTTACTTTGAGGTTTGAGAAACTTTTATGAAAACACTTACTTTCTAAATTACCATTACTATTACTACAAAATGGGGGACCAGACTCAAGTACTTGCGCCTTGAGGATACCAGAAtcttagtgcaaaccaaatGCAAATAACGTAAATTTTTAGTTAAATATCCGTAAAATAGGCATTGCCGTCAACATTTTGGTGCCTGATTCGTATGTATATTTaagatttctaaaattttctaattttgggaaaaaaatctggaaaaatttgACTTGAGCATTCTGTAGACCGCGAGTACCCAAACAAATTTGAATCAATGTACTAGAGTCTGGtccttttctcaatttcagcaggttttctgttttttcttcaaaagtccATGTGAAGAAATTGGACTAATGTACATtttacgtaaaaaaaaatcactagaaCAAGTAAACTCACTTaatttgttttgtagaaaacataaaaaaacggTCTTCAATTCCGCACTTTCTACGACCAAAGATGGTTTTGTTGATTGTTCCACAAAAAATCTCTGTTATCCTTTGTTACACCACCCTCAAAGTAtacagtaaattttttttgtcccaTATGAGAAACCGGAACTGGAACACGATTCCCAGAGGACATATCACCTACTATtgagcggatttttttttatttctccagtaaaataataatagaaaaaacgataaaaatgtAACTTTAGAAGAACACCACCTCTTAAGccttccacaaaaaaagtgttccAGAAATAGTTTTTAATAAATATTCTAAATTGGTTCTCACTCATATGTAACGAAAACTAACCCTCTTATTGTTTCCATCATCTAAAATGCTGGATGAGTaaacaattattgattttGCATATTGAAGTATTCAGATCTAAAAGATACATATCCGTCTACGAATGAGTTCAGCGCAAAGAAATGAGGTATACGGAAACAGTGGTAAAACCACAGGAGATTCTAAACATTAGGTTCCAAACCTTCTTAGAGCATGAAATCAGATCAGATGAACGGAAAAACAAAGCAATGGAATTCTGTCCCCACATGGACGGGTCCCTGGTAAATCTATAAGgcttcttggtttttttctcttcccctCAAAAGTTTCATTTTTGCTGTTAGTGTAAAcagatttttgtgaaaagcTACACGGTGACTGATTGTTATGTCGATACTTCTTAGCGCTTCTCTGTAATAAATTATAAGGGGAAAAAACAGGGACAGCCACTGCGAACTCGCCCTTTGCGATCGATTATTTCCTAATTGAAGATGTCCCTCGTTCACGTGAAACGTATAGAAGTTCCTAATTGTAAAGTCATTAAAAACTACGACAATGCAATAGAGGAAAGAACCGGAACGATTTATTCTTGCACAATACTGAAATGTTCCGAAAAATAAGCCTGGAGGTGGAGGATAAACCGTATTTTAACCGTATAAATTTTTCGATGAATTGTTAATTAAATTactgaataatataataatcaaATTGAAACAAGTGTTTCATTTGGAACAATCAAGAATGGTAGATGATGAATTTGACTGACATCGTACAATGGGAAGAAGACAGTCCATacaattcaaatttcaaaaatgaccAATATTAAAAAAGTAAGTTTCCTCGTCTCCGCACTGTAGATGTTTTCTGATGTCGAAACCGGCAATATTGCTGTTCacgtaaaaagtaaaagagttTAAAATTGAGAGGTTATTAGAAATTATGAGAATTAAAATCAATGTTGACCTAAAACGATACCTTTTCGTACAATCCAAAACTTTACCAAGCATTAAGTAATTGAATTTACAACTTGCAACTTGCAATTAAACTAGAAGCAAcattattcaatttatttttcataaagtTGACATagtaaacaaattatttagttcaaaattataaattaggttaaacattttataaatgattgaattaaatttttatataattcAAAGTAATCAATTCGTTGGCTTAAAAGGTTAGAAATGTTCTATTAACTAAAagtgatttcttctttaagtTCTTGATCGCAAATTTAACCCAAGACGGTGCACCCGTGCATTTTCCTTTCAGTTAAAATTTGTTTCGCATCTACTTACCTCAAAGCGAGGAACTTATCTATCGTTAAACATGGGAGACAACCACCTACGAGCTGCATATATGGTGCGACGGCACGAAAATTGGAATCAGTACAATTGTTGGTGCAGGTgtacaaaacaacaattcCTAGCGAATCGGTGCAGAAGTGAATGGGATGTCGTAAACAGTTTCACAGGTTTAATAACTGTATCTATTGCTTTATTCTGTTGATTGCTAATTGTTTTTGTGCTTCAGTAAATATAAGGAAACGAGATGAAGTGTTCGCATGTCACCTTTTTTAACATCATCTTTGACTAGCATTAGCACTGATTCCGAGTACTGattcctttagaaaaaaaaactattggaTCTTCCATCAATGCCCaaacttctttgaaaaagaacgcaaaaaaaggaaaattcaattcctcaacaaaaattaacagaaaatggcactattaatttttttgttgattagaGAAGGGGAACGaagagagaacaaaaagaattgtGAAGTCTGGAGTTACCCGGACATTCAGGCTGGAATAAACATAACTGTGCCCAAAACGGAAGAGGACCAATGCCATATTGATAACCGTATATGTTTATTACGTCTacgtttatgtttatttatgttgCTGTTTGTGTTCATTCATGCGATGAAAAGAGAGGTCCATGTTCAGCGGGTGAGTGTCAAAGTTATGGGCGGATGTAGTATAGCCGGTAAGACATTCCGCTGTCTatacgatcgattggaggttcgaatctgccttagtgctcaccaagcgtTTCATCATTGCGGGATCGAGAACTCACACTACTAACTCAAGTCAGAAGTAAAATTTACGGCAGCTGAATCTCTATTTCTGATATAAGAGCCTTTAATAGTTGCCCAGTGAGCACTAAAGGCAAtttatcacgaaaaaaaacgatgttcgAAGTTTCAgagggcaaatatagagttctttgtgtagatcacgagtatgaatGTCGTTCTGCTCCATTCGTCGTCCTGAAGAACGGAGAAGGAAACGAAAACGGAAAGAAATCTTTTCCCTCGTTCTCCGCAGCAGCATTCATTGGTTCTATCACACTTGAATAGTCTGGTGAggagacttcattgattttcgacctcTCGCTGGAAGCTGCCTTGTAACTCACCTCGTTGGAACGAACCGAACAGACCGACCGAACCGATTCGCGCCCAGTTTTTAAGGAATTGGATAATGTTATCGATTCccaatattaataatgaaaatCATGCAAATTGCTTTTCTCAAAACACGCAtaacggcatcaccccacgaatctgaggtggtacggatttcagctggagtattcgtatacgagatagtagattatagagaggggaatgactccgtccattttttcctaattgccgtaaaaaacgacccggaagatgcggcgccgcacaaggctggtgcgctccaatcgaacttcttgtagaaaatagtgtgccagaacgctcgaagccgtgtcttccgggccgttttctacttcaaataggaagaaatgaacggaatcaccctcctctccatattctacgaTTGCTGAGAATCTTCAAAAAGCactatacaagaaaaaatgtttacaCATACATACTTTTAACGCTGAAGTGGTACAccacgaaaacgaaaaataaacatctAAAATCTATAATTTCGGAGAATATCGTTGTCAAATATACTTACAAATGCACAAGTCACTAAGTAGAGAATTACTAATCACAGCGCTGACCTCATTATAATCGAATTATACTCATTAATCAAACCAGTCATTGTAACTACTTTTTAACTTAGTGGCACAATGCAGCTCAAATAGAGTAAATAAGACGACAACACAAACAAttaacactttttttagatttttgtgACTATTACTGTGCGGTACGTCACAGTGAAAAGTATGAAGCTCTGGAATCCTTTGGATCATCTATTCACCTCTATTCTTTTATAATCCTAAATATACATTTTTATAGCAGAGCCTACGATATCTGGAAGATATTTATACCCGcttgaataaaaagaaattaatatgAATACGGTTGTGACAAAATACACTACAATCGCCGGTTCAAGATGGAAGCTTCTTcggatgaaaagaaagaggaatttcAAGTTTGAGATTAATAAGAATATACTTCTGTGGTTACAGTTAGGATATACTACCAgtaaaaatcatgaaaaagcacaaaaaaattttaaaaatggaataaaaataaatcgcAAATCACACAAATCGAGGTCACACGATTTGGCATCTAGTTCGCTAAACGGAGCTCATTGAACTGCGATTTACTGGAATAATCTGATCTTTCTACTCTGTAACATTctttgaacattttctttaCCCCTTTTCAATTATATTCAAGTATTTCGCAAACAGTGAAAGTTGCAAATAAGAACCTTCCTTTCGTCAAACAGATGatttttcgtcaatttcttcaagGGAAATGGCGTCATTACTCTGAGTATTTAAGCGGAATCGAAGTTTATTGAAAGAACAACCAACCGACCGAAACATGGGATACCTGCTCTGGCTAGTTCTGTCCTTCATATTCTATTTTTGCGATGCGAGCGACGTTAGGTTCGTATGATTTCAGTTCTGAAGTATAAAGTCTATTATTCCTGAAAAACACCTCTTTTCTCGTTCTTGCTAAGCGCAAAACGTATTTTAGAATATTTCCCTCCCAAGTATATTTCGGATTTTCATAACTGATTTGTGAGGACAGAAAAACATTGTCTGAGAAATTTCATAGATCAGCAATTATCATGAACATATCTTGAATGGCGAAATTTCGCACGAATATGTGCTAAGTCCACtaatttgctttattttttcgaattgaTCTTGTTCAGACATGGTAGATCTGGGTATGGTGGCAGTGGTAGACCTGGCTACGGTGGCTATGGTGGAGGTAGCTACGGATACGCTGGATCCGGTAGTTTCAGTGGATTAGATGCGCAAGTTGTAAGATCGGGACCCAAAGGAGGACAACCATCTTTGTTATCCGCTGAAAAAGCTCCCGATTCAAGTATCAGTGCTTCTCAACAGGGCGAAGTAAGATCATTCCAGCGATTTCACAGAAGATTTTAGTaatggaatgaaataaatCTGATGCTTGTCAAGTAATCGCCAAGAAGGAAGCTTGTGTACAAATTTCATTCAATAAAATCTTATCCGATATCTGTTCCAATAAGGGAACGATCTAAAAGGTAGCAGTGATCACTTCTAATACCACAGTATTATCCATTATACATTAAATGAACCCAAAAGTGCATAAGGTTTGATTGGTTTTACACGATATCGGTCCATCCACCATGCTGACGTAGTTGCGATCTGGTACAACTGCGCTGCGGCCGCTTGTTGAACTACGCAACATTCTGCTGAGACCAAGGAAGAAAGTGGATATAAATCAATGATCAAGAACATCTTACTTTTTGTCCACATATTATCACAGAAACTAACGTATGATTTCAACTGAGACCACTTCTTGGGAAACACAGTTGCAACTGGTTTCCAGTCATTCTCTGGAACAATCACAAGAAACATTTGATCAGAacgttttcatcgtttttgtCTAACGAGCGATGTAGTTGACTGTTACAAATTGGGTATTCCTAAAGTAATTTGCAgggatctcctttttttcttacttcacGAAGAAAATTCCGTAAAAGTTGAGGAAGACAAGCAATATTAAAAGAGATGGCAGACATACATACCCAGTAAATATTGTAAATATACATACCCAGTATATACCTTTACTCCGAAACTTTTCCAATATGTGATTATTTGATTgtttatataattatttaatttacatAACGTAGGCACAGTATTTCTTTGccgtatttattttaaaaaaaaaggcgttTCGCgtgtttttcgttctttcctCCATACCTTGAATTGATGTTACTTTATACAGTTAAATGTGGACATCATCACGACTCGTTATGACGAGATATGATCAGGAGCTTCAAATTAGGGGACCAGACACAAATAACTGCGCTTTGAAGATTCACGAATTTCGgtgcaaaacaaacaaaatgagaGAAACGCAAATTTGTAGTTAAATATTCGTAAAGTAGgcattaaataaattaataaatagttGTCTGATAAGATCCAGAACTAGATTTTTTAACTGGAAAGGTAAATTTTCTAATCAACTTTTATATGTGCCACATATGCCACaagttcagaaaatttcagaacacCCTAATATACATATGAATGACAAAATGGTATCCAAATGTTTTCAACAATGCCTACTTTTTTATATGACAATTTGTTCGTTTCCCTCAATCTGATTTTACCAAATGTCACACATCCTCAACGGGCAAGTATCTTAGAGTATGATCCAATAATTTGTAGCCGCTGGTGAATTAGAAAGTAAGTGTTTCATTAAAAGTACTTCATTGGTCAAAATAAGCTAGATAGAT is a window encoding:
- a CDS encoding hypothetical protein (NECATOR_CHRX.G25858.T3), with the translated sequence MGYLLWLVLSFIFYFCDASDVRHGRSGYGGSGRPGYGGYGGGSYGYAGSGSFSGLDAQVVRSGPKGGQPSLLSAEKAPDSSISASQQGEVRSFQRFHRRF